The Polymorphobacter megasporae genome window below encodes:
- a CDS encoding general stress protein, with protein sequence MTKTLTRLFDNYSDAENAVRDLEAMGVPHSDISIVANDATGTHGGTIRGHNDVGTTAAVAGHETATAVAHADDMGDVSRGATTGALLGGAGGLLAGLGLLAIPGLGPVVAAGWLLATATGAGIGAAGGAATGGIVGALKNSGHTDEEAHVYSEGVRRGSTLVSAKVPDAMADSAVTMFSRYNAVDAVSRGSAYRENGWSGFDDKAPAYSADEVAAERSRYTRPM encoded by the coding sequence ATGACCAAGACCCTCACGCGCCTGTTCGACAATTATAGCGACGCCGAAAACGCGGTGCGCGACCTCGAAGCAATGGGCGTGCCGCATAGCGACATCAGCATCGTCGCCAACGACGCAACCGGCACGCACGGCGGCACCATCCGCGGCCACAACGACGTCGGCACGACGGCCGCCGTCGCTGGCCACGAGACCGCAACTGCGGTGGCCCATGCCGATGACATGGGCGATGTCAGCCGCGGCGCGACAACGGGCGCGCTGCTCGGCGGCGCCGGCGGATTGCTCGCCGGACTCGGCCTGTTGGCGATCCCGGGGCTTGGCCCGGTCGTCGCGGCGGGTTGGCTGCTGGCAACCGCGACGGGTGCCGGGATCGGCGCGGCGGGCGGTGCAGCGACGGGCGGCATCGTCGGCGCGCTGAAGAACTCGGGCCACACCGACGAGGAGGCGCACGTCTACTCCGAAGGTGTCCGCCGCGGCAGCACGCTGGTCAGCGCCAAGGTGCCCGACGCGATGGCCGACAGCGCGGTCACGATGTTTAGCCGCTACAACGCCGTGGATGCGGTTTCCCGCGGCTCGGCGTATCGCGAAAACGGCTGGTCGGGCTTCGACGACAAGGCTCCTGCCTACTCGGCTGACGAGGTCGCTGCCGAAAGGTCGCGCTACACGCGCCCGATGTAA
- a CDS encoding GlsB/YeaQ/YmgE family stress response membrane protein, with translation MSLLVWLIIGGVVGWLAGLIMRDNNGVIVNIIVGIVGSFLGGLILDRGEINNSPLTLGTFAVSLLGAVILLGIVNLVRRGSLRN, from the coding sequence ATATCATTACTCGTCTGGCTCATCATCGGCGGCGTCGTCGGCTGGCTCGCCGGCTTGATCATGCGCGACAACAATGGCGTGATCGTCAACATCATCGTCGGCATCGTCGGGTCGTTTCTCGGCGGCCTGATCCTCGACCGTGGAGAGATCAACAACTCGCCGCTGACGCTCGGCACGTTCGCCGTGTCGCTCCTCGGCGCGGTGATCCTGCTCGGGATCGTCAACCTCGTGCGCCGGGGTTCGCTACGCAACTAG
- a CDS encoding PAS domain S-box protein produces MAKSSIKAITRLREAASLDHLQSIIANLDEGIVLLAPDETILWANDAALAMHGAQTLGDLGSSVSDFRKRYVLSKRGHAPLAHGKYPIDRAMAGEAFDGVTVEVTRAGKVGPEWVHRIRSLVLTDGAGHAECLALIIRNDTAQMVAERDFEQAFNANPAPALICRLSDLRFLRANQGFLEMTGFNEDAIVGRSLYEFDIFKHAADRDSAKQRLAKSETIPQMEAELDLPDGSVKLVIIAGQTIVLRDEPCMLFTFADLEPRRQAERALRHSEERFSGAFQLAPVAMVVASLRDHRLLNANAAFHEMTGHDESRVIGQTPSDLTLWDTAATRRRLESDLLASGRLSRVDARVSTKDGTLLDCLVSAAPISVGDDPCVLWVLQDITERRHSELELVAALDAVMQDATWFSRNVVEKLATLRAPKQTLADDTDTELTKRERQVLELVCRGLDDDAIASDLSLSRNTVRNHVARIYGKIGVNKRGAAIVWARERGLAHNAASR; encoded by the coding sequence ATGGCCAAAAGCAGCATCAAGGCGATCACCCGGCTCCGCGAGGCCGCCAGCCTCGATCATCTGCAGAGCATCATCGCGAACCTCGACGAGGGCATCGTCCTCCTCGCACCCGACGAGACGATCCTGTGGGCGAACGATGCCGCGCTGGCGATGCACGGCGCGCAAACGCTTGGCGATCTCGGGTCGAGCGTCAGCGATTTTCGCAAGCGGTATGTGCTCAGCAAGCGTGGCCATGCTCCGCTGGCGCATGGAAAATATCCGATCGACCGGGCGATGGCGGGCGAGGCCTTCGACGGGGTGACCGTCGAGGTCACGCGCGCGGGCAAGGTCGGTCCCGAATGGGTGCATCGGATCCGTAGCCTCGTCCTGACCGATGGCGCAGGCCACGCCGAATGCCTCGCGCTGATCATCCGCAACGACACCGCGCAGATGGTCGCCGAGCGCGATTTCGAGCAGGCGTTCAACGCCAACCCGGCCCCGGCGCTGATCTGCCGGCTGAGCGACCTGCGTTTCCTCCGCGCCAATCAGGGGTTCCTCGAGATGACGGGGTTCAACGAAGACGCGATCGTCGGGCGCTCGCTTTACGAGTTCGATATCTTCAAGCACGCCGCCGACCGCGATAGCGCCAAGCAGCGGTTGGCCAAAAGCGAAACGATTCCGCAGATGGAGGCCGAGCTCGACCTGCCCGACGGCAGCGTCAAGCTCGTCATCATCGCCGGGCAGACGATCGTCCTCCGCGACGAACCATGCATGCTGTTCACCTTCGCCGACCTCGAACCGCGGCGGCAGGCCGAGCGGGCGCTGCGGCACAGCGAGGAACGGTTCTCGGGCGCGTTCCAGCTTGCGCCGGTTGCGATGGTCGTCGCCTCGCTCCGCGACCACCGTCTGCTCAACGCCAACGCCGCGTTCCACGAGATGACCGGGCACGACGAAAGCCGCGTCATCGGGCAGACGCCGAGCGACCTGACGCTGTGGGACACCGCCGCGACCCGCCGCCGCCTCGAAAGCGACCTGCTGGCGAGCGGACGGCTGAGCCGCGTCGACGCGCGCGTCAGCACCAAGGACGGCACTTTGCTCGACTGCCTGGTCTCGGCCGCGCCGATCTCGGTCGGCGACGATCCGTGCGTGTTGTGGGTGTTGCAGGATATCACCGAGCGCCGCCATTCGGAGCTCGAGCTCGTCGCCGCGCTCGATGCGGTGATGCAGGACGCGACCTGGTTCAGCCGGAACGTCGTCGAAAAGCTGGCGACGTTGCGCGCGCCCAAGCAAACGTTGGCGGACGATACCGACACCGAGCTGACTAAGCGCGAACGCCAGGTCCTCGAACTCGTCTGCCGCGGGCTCGACGACGACGCCATTGCGTCTGACCTCAGCCTGTCGCGGAACACCGTGCGCAATCACGTCGCGCGCATCTACGGCAAGATCGGGGTCAACAAGCGCGGGGCGGCGATCGTCTGGGCGCGCGAGCGCGGCCTGGCGCACAACGCAGCGTCGCGGTAA
- a CDS encoding DUF427 domain-containing protein, which produces MHPIRPEPTRPGQESVWDFPRPAIVEPTSAHIVIRVGAVIVADTRRAMRTLETSHPPSYYIPLEDIAPGTLVPAEGSSFCEWKGHARYFDVIADRERRERAAWSYPDPTPPFAILRDHVAFYAAAMDACFVDGEQVVAQPGGFYGGWITSAVAGPFKGVPGSRFW; this is translated from the coding sequence ATGCATCCGATCCGTCCCGAACCCACCCGTCCCGGTCAGGAAAGCGTCTGGGATTTTCCGCGCCCGGCGATCGTCGAGCCTACTTCGGCGCACATCGTGATCCGGGTCGGAGCGGTGATCGTCGCGGATACCCGCCGCGCGATGCGCACGCTCGAGACCAGCCATCCGCCAAGCTACTATATTCCGCTCGAGGATATCGCGCCGGGCACCTTGGTGCCGGCGGAGGGCTCAAGCTTCTGCGAGTGGAAGGGACACGCCCGATATTTCGACGTGATCGCGGACCGCGAGCGTCGGGAGCGGGCGGCGTGGTCGTACCCCGACCCGACGCCGCCCTTCGCGATATTGCGCGACCATGTCGCCTTCTATGCAGCCGCAATGGACGCCTGCTTCGTCGACGGCGAACAGGTCGTCGCACAGCCCGGTGGCTTCTATGGCGGTTGGATCACTTCGGCGGTCGCGGGGCCGTTCAAGGGCGTGCCCGGGAGCCGGTTCTGGTGA
- a CDS encoding class I SAM-dependent methyltransferase translates to MTGFDLLPPGSFDKVDSGDDLAFYAPPRLVTHIDEVAVAALTAFYRELLPNDGRILDLMSSWISHLPEDRRYAVVGHGMNAAELAANSRLSRWFVQDLNADPALPLSDGAFEAALCCVGVQYLQRPFEVFTDVRRVLSPGARFIVSYANRCFPTKAVAIWRSLDMRQQASLISLYLERAGFTDVEASILSDGSQGDPLIAVVGRA, encoded by the coding sequence GTGACCGGCTTCGACCTTCTGCCTCCAGGGTCATTCGACAAGGTCGACAGTGGCGACGACCTCGCCTTCTACGCGCCGCCGCGCTTGGTTACGCATATCGACGAGGTTGCGGTCGCGGCCCTGACCGCTTTCTACCGCGAGTTGCTGCCGAATGACGGCCGCATCCTCGACCTGATGTCGAGCTGGATCAGCCACCTTCCCGAGGATCGGCGCTACGCGGTGGTCGGCCACGGCATGAACGCAGCGGAGCTTGCCGCTAACTCGCGCCTGAGCCGCTGGTTCGTACAGGATCTCAATGCCGACCCCGCGTTGCCGCTCAGCGACGGCGCTTTCGAAGCGGCATTATGCTGTGTCGGCGTTCAATATCTCCAGCGTCCTTTCGAGGTCTTCACCGACGTTCGGCGTGTTCTGTCACCTGGCGCCCGGTTCATCGTCAGCTACGCCAATCGCTGCTTCCCGACCAAGGCGGTGGCGATTTGGCGATCGCTCGACATGCGCCAACAGGCGTCGCTCATCAGCCTCTACTTGGAACGCGCCGGTTTCACCGATGTCGAGGCGTCCATCCTTTCTGACGGCTCGCAGGGCGATCCGCTCATCGCGGTCGTGGGTCGCGCCTGA
- a CDS encoding ABC transporter ATP-binding protein, with protein sequence MGALRNLPPFLAMVWRTSRLLTATTLGVRLLRALLPIATLFVGKLIIDEVVHLDRLVTRPADLTEWLHSGLLGRLEVLLLAEFVLAVASDLLGRLVSLIDGLLSDRVSNDASVRLMEHAATLDLADFEDAAFQDRMDRARMQASGRMSLMGQLFGQAQDVITVASFAAGLVVYAPWLMVLLAVALVPSFLGEAHFNALSYALSYIRTPQRRELDYVRQVAASADTAKEVKIFGLSPFLIDRYRTISRDTYAASRRLALRRAVWGSGFAALGTIAYYAAYAYIAWRAVTGSLSIGDLTFLAASFLRLRGLLEGLLTGFSSTAGQALYIDDLFSFFRTVPGISSPADALPFPHPIREGFIFEDVGFRYPGADRWAVRHLSFTLAPGEVLALVGENGAGKTTLVKLLARLYDPVEGRVLLDGRDLRDYDLGGLRAAIGVIFQDFVRYNLPAADNIAVGRIEARGDRERIEAAAVAALADDVVAKLPDGYDQMIGKRFRNGVDLSGGEWQKIAIARAYMRDGEVLILDEPTAALDARAEYEVFQRFRELSAGRSAVLISHRFSSVRMADRILVLSDGRVEASGTHAALLAAGGRYAELFELQAAGYR encoded by the coding sequence ATGGGCGCGCTGCGGAACCTGCCGCCCTTCCTGGCGATGGTGTGGCGCACCAGCCGCTTGCTCACCGCGACCACGCTTGGCGTGCGGCTGCTGCGCGCGCTGCTGCCGATCGCGACGCTCTTCGTGGGCAAGCTCATCATCGATGAGGTCGTTCACCTCGATCGTCTCGTTACCCGCCCAGCGGACCTCACCGAGTGGCTCCATTCCGGACTACTTGGGCGTCTGGAGGTGTTGCTGCTCGCCGAATTCGTATTGGCGGTCGCGTCCGACCTCCTCGGCCGGCTGGTGTCGCTGATCGACGGCCTGCTCTCCGACCGAGTGAGCAACGATGCCAGCGTCCGCCTCATGGAGCACGCCGCCACGCTCGACCTCGCCGACTTCGAGGACGCGGCGTTTCAGGATCGCATGGACCGCGCGCGGATGCAGGCGAGCGGACGCATGTCGCTGATGGGCCAATTATTCGGGCAGGCGCAGGATGTCATCACCGTCGCGAGCTTCGCTGCCGGCTTGGTCGTTTACGCGCCCTGGCTGATGGTGCTGCTCGCCGTCGCCCTCGTGCCGTCATTCCTCGGTGAGGCCCACTTCAACGCACTCAGCTACGCACTCAGCTACATCCGCACGCCGCAGCGGCGCGAACTCGACTACGTCCGTCAGGTCGCGGCGAGCGCGGACACGGCCAAGGAGGTCAAGATCTTCGGCCTCAGCCCGTTCCTGATCGATCGCTATCGCACCATCTCGCGCGACACTTATGCTGCAAGCCGGCGGCTCGCGCTGCGCCGCGCCGTGTGGGGCTCCGGCTTTGCCGCCCTCGGCACGATCGCCTATTACGCCGCATATGCTTACATCGCGTGGCGCGCGGTGACCGGCTCGCTGTCGATCGGCGATCTTACCTTTCTCGCCGCCTCGTTCCTGCGGCTGCGCGGCTTGCTCGAAGGGCTGCTGACGGGCTTTTCGTCGACCGCGGGGCAGGCGCTCTACATCGACGACTTATTCTCGTTTTTCCGGACAGTACCCGGGATCAGCTCGCCCGCGGACGCATTGCCCTTTCCGCATCCCATACGAGAGGGCTTCATCTTCGAGGACGTGGGGTTCCGCTATCCAGGCGCGGACCGCTGGGCGGTGCGTCACCTGTCATTTACCCTGGCGCCGGGCGAAGTCCTTGCGCTGGTTGGTGAAAACGGCGCGGGCAAGACGACGCTCGTGAAGCTGTTGGCCCGTCTTTACGATCCGGTCGAGGGCCGTGTGCTGCTCGACGGGCGAGACTTGCGCGACTACGATCTCGGCGGCTTGCGGGCTGCGATCGGCGTGATCTTCCAGGACTTCGTGCGCTACAATTTGCCCGCCGCCGACAACATCGCGGTGGGCCGGATCGAGGCGCGCGGCGACCGCGAGCGGATCGAGGCCGCCGCCGTCGCCGCGCTGGCAGACGACGTGGTCGCCAAGCTCCCCGACGGCTACGATCAGATGATCGGCAAGCGCTTCCGCAACGGCGTCGACCTGTCGGGCGGCGAGTGGCAGAAGATAGCAATCGCCCGCGCATACATGCGCGACGGCGAGGTGCTGATCCTCGACGAGCCCACCGCCGCGCTCGACGCGCGCGCCGAATACGAGGTGTTCCAGCGGTTCCGCGAACTCAGCGCCGGTCGTTCGGCCGTGCTGATCTCGCACCGCTTCTCCAGCGTGCGCATGGCCGACCGCATCCTCGTGCTCAGTGACGGCCGCGTGGAAGCATCGGGCACGCATGCCGCGCTGCTCGCCGCCGGCGGCCGTTATGCCGAGTTGTTCGAGCTGCAAGCGGCTGGCTATCGCTGA
- a CDS encoding transglutaminase family protein translates to MIYTINHRTTYVYEKPVGFARCVLRLTPATTATQTLLDSLVTVTPEPSTTLTRDGPFGERTQTIVIDKAHSELVITGHSRVDVGAGTDHDRDNSAPWEAVRAQAFGTRVLGTEGPAAYLYPTRRTPVVTAITDYARISFSPGRPIIAAAADLMERMYADFKYDPETTTVSTPAALAFEARSGVCQDFAHIMISGLHGLGLSAAYVSGYLRTNPPPGRPRLAGADATHAWVSVWCGETDGWIGFDPTNAVLTRQDHIVLAVGRDYSDVAPIDGIVLSPGSQTLKVEVDVVPESEMAAGERYAIPVRASVRQTGQS, encoded by the coding sequence ATGATCTACACGATCAACCATCGGACGACCTATGTCTATGAGAAGCCTGTCGGTTTTGCCCGCTGCGTGCTCCGCCTGACGCCGGCGACCACCGCGACGCAGACCTTGCTCGACAGCCTTGTGACGGTGACGCCGGAACCATCGACAACCCTGACGCGCGATGGCCCGTTCGGCGAGCGCACCCAGACGATCGTCATCGACAAGGCGCACAGCGAACTTGTCATCACCGGGCATTCGCGCGTCGACGTCGGCGCTGGCACGGACCACGACCGGGACAACAGCGCGCCGTGGGAAGCCGTGCGTGCGCAGGCGTTCGGCACCCGTGTGCTCGGCACCGAAGGACCAGCGGCGTATCTCTATCCGACCCGGCGCACCCCGGTCGTCACCGCCATCACCGACTATGCCCGGATCAGCTTTTCTCCCGGGCGGCCGATCATCGCCGCTGCCGCTGACCTGATGGAGCGGATGTACGCCGATTTCAAATACGACCCCGAGACAACGACGGTCTCGACCCCGGCGGCGCTCGCATTCGAAGCGCGCAGCGGCGTGTGCCAGGATTTCGCGCATATCATGATCTCGGGGTTGCACGGCCTTGGGCTGTCGGCGGCGTATGTCAGCGGCTATCTGCGAACCAACCCGCCGCCCGGCCGGCCGCGCCTCGCCGGCGCAGATGCGACGCATGCGTGGGTCTCGGTGTGGTGCGGCGAGACCGACGGCTGGATCGGCTTCGATCCGACCAACGCCGTGCTGACCCGGCAGGATCACATCGTCCTCGCCGTCGGCCGCGACTATTCGGACGTCGCCCCGATCGACGGCATCGTCCTCAGCCCGGGGAGCCAGACGCTCAAGGTCGAGGTCGACGTCGTGCCGGAGTCGGAGATGGCCGCCGGTGAACGATATGCCATTCCGGTTCGCGCAAGTGTCAGGCAAACTGGACAAAGTTGA
- a CDS encoding circularly permuted type 2 ATP-grasp protein, translating to MATEASVAPREPQDLDPASAARLSSWLRNYRTLSGVPDELFDVMRRPRPDWLRFLAGFAEYNHDEARNRFALATRHIRDTGVSYRIYGEENERSWPLNPLPLILGHREWAQIAEGVEQRANLIEMILQDVYGAGRLVDSGALPAAALSGSPDFIRALRGVRPPGGRQMQIYAADLGRGPDGRWWVLDDRTQAPSGGGYALENRLVLSRAYPALYNAMNVQRLAPFFDGMRQGLAASASRSDPRICLLTPGPFSETYFEQAHLARYLGFLLVEGADLVARDGKVYVRTIAGLKRADVILRRVDADFLDPLELNGASRLGTPGILEAIRAGGVAMVNMPGTGVMESKALLGFLPKLCRQVLGEGLKLPNIATWWCGQAAEADRVHHNLDSLVIGPAFNGVGDGSPPKARLFADLSAAERDDLRARLRDRPGDYVGQEVVRLSTMPVLRDNHLKAAPFVLRVYAAWTADGFKIMPGGFCRTSDRTDARAISMGDEACTADVWVIDDQPVERVTLLAAKDEVAVRRKLGHLPSRAADNLYWLGRYVERAEATLRLARSLCTSLMASESATHTSGETLAGLQKLLIDWGALDETALGRGSLEAACDTLRDQKAYGSVIYLVRAARRTAASMRERLSADFWALLLNLETELAETDRTPHSEAEALQQIESALQILAALSGLAQENMIRVAGWRFLDMGRRIERGINACRMARTFATETSTTDDLDLLLDLVDSQITYRSRYLVGLALVPVRDMVVLDSFNTRSLAFQVEALKDHLDALPALLDDGMLEEPDRILLPLATEVETSDAAHLDDPKILEFERTLMRLSGAIADRYFLQGASAVPTIKLASMG from the coding sequence GTGGCCACTGAAGCGTCGGTCGCACCGCGCGAGCCGCAAGACCTCGACCCGGCATCGGCGGCGCGGCTGTCGTCGTGGCTGCGGAATTACCGGACGCTGTCCGGCGTACCCGACGAGCTGTTTGACGTCATGCGCCGCCCGCGGCCGGACTGGCTGCGGTTCCTCGCCGGGTTTGCCGAATACAACCACGATGAGGCGCGCAACCGCTTCGCCCTCGCAACGCGGCATATCCGTGACACCGGGGTGTCGTACCGGATCTACGGCGAGGAAAACGAGCGCAGCTGGCCGCTGAACCCGCTCCCGCTCATCCTCGGCCATCGCGAATGGGCGCAGATCGCTGAGGGCGTCGAGCAGCGGGCCAACCTGATCGAGATGATCCTCCAGGACGTCTACGGCGCGGGTCGCCTCGTCGACAGCGGCGCGCTGCCTGCCGCCGCGCTGAGCGGCAGCCCCGACTTCATCCGGGCGCTGCGCGGCGTCAGGCCGCCGGGCGGCCGCCAGATGCAGATTTATGCCGCCGATCTCGGTCGCGGGCCGGACGGCCGATGGTGGGTCCTCGATGATCGGACGCAGGCCCCGTCGGGTGGCGGTTATGCGCTCGAGAACCGCCTCGTCCTGTCGCGCGCCTATCCGGCGCTGTATAACGCAATGAACGTCCAGCGCCTCGCACCGTTTTTCGACGGCATGCGCCAAGGGCTCGCCGCAAGCGCCAGCCGCAGCGATCCGCGCATCTGCCTGCTGACGCCGGGGCCATTCAGCGAGACGTATTTCGAACAGGCGCATCTCGCGCGCTACCTCGGCTTCCTGCTCGTCGAAGGCGCCGATCTCGTCGCCCGCGACGGCAAGGTCTATGTCCGCACCATTGCTGGGCTCAAGCGCGCCGACGTCATCCTGCGTCGCGTCGACGCCGACTTCCTCGACCCGCTCGAACTCAATGGCGCGTCGCGGCTCGGCACGCCGGGGATCCTCGAAGCAATTCGCGCGGGCGGCGTCGCGATGGTCAACATGCCCGGCACCGGGGTGATGGAATCGAAGGCGTTGCTCGGCTTCCTGCCCAAGCTGTGCCGCCAGGTCCTCGGCGAAGGGCTTAAGCTGCCCAATATCGCGACGTGGTGGTGCGGCCAGGCAGCCGAGGCCGACCGCGTCCACCATAATCTCGATTCGCTGGTGATTGGTCCGGCGTTCAACGGAGTTGGCGACGGAAGCCCGCCAAAGGCGCGCCTTTTTGCCGATCTCTCCGCGGCCGAGCGCGACGATCTGCGCGCCCGCCTCCGCGATCGCCCGGGCGACTACGTGGGTCAGGAGGTCGTCCGCCTCTCGACGATGCCGGTCCTGCGCGACAACCACCTCAAGGCCGCGCCTTTCGTCCTCCGCGTTTACGCAGCGTGGACCGCCGATGGCTTCAAGATCATGCCGGGCGGATTCTGCCGGACGTCGGACCGCACCGATGCACGGGCGATCTCGATGGGCGACGAAGCGTGCACCGCCGATGTCTGGGTGATCGACGATCAGCCGGTCGAACGCGTGACATTGCTCGCCGCCAAGGACGAGGTCGCCGTCCGCCGCAAACTCGGCCATCTGCCGAGCCGCGCCGCCGACAATCTGTATTGGCTTGGTCGCTACGTCGAGCGCGCCGAGGCGACGCTGCGCCTCGCGCGGAGCTTGTGTACCAGTCTGATGGCATCGGAGTCGGCGACGCACACCAGCGGTGAGACGCTGGCCGGCCTGCAGAAATTGCTGATCGACTGGGGGGCGCTCGACGAGACCGCGCTGGGCCGAGGGTCGCTCGAGGCGGCCTGCGATACGCTGCGCGATCAGAAGGCGTATGGCTCGGTCATCTATCTGGTCCGGGCCGCACGGCGCACCGCCGCAAGCATGCGCGAGCGCCTGTCGGCCGATTTCTGGGCATTGCTGCTCAACCTCGAGACCGAGCTGGCGGAAACCGACCGGACACCGCATTCGGAAGCGGAGGCGCTCCAGCAGATCGAAAGCGCGCTGCAGATTCTCGCGGCGCTGTCGGGGCTGGCACAGGAGAACATGATCCGCGTCGCGGGATGGCGATTCCTCGACATGGGCCGGCGGATCGAACGCGGCATCAATGCCTGCCGGATGGCGCGGACCTTCGCGACCGAGACGTCGACGACCGACGATCTCGACCTGCTCCTCGACCTCGTCGACAGCCAGATCACCTATCGCTCGCGCTACCTCGTCGGGTTGGCGCTGGTCCCTGTGCGCGACATGGTCGTGCTCGATAGCTTCAATACCCGCTCGCTGGCGTTCCAGGTAGAGGCGCTCAAGGATCATCTCGACGCGCTGCCCGCGCTGCTCGACGACGGCATGCTCGAAGAACCCGATCGCATCCTGCTGCCGCTCGCGACCGAGGTCGAGACCAGCGACGCCGCGCATCTCGACGACCCGAAGATCCTCGAGTTCGAGCGCACCCTGATGCGTTTGTCGGGGGCCATCGCCGATCGCTATTTCCTGCAGGGAGCGAGCGCGGTCCCGACGATCAAGCTCGCCAGCATGGGATGA